In the genome of Lactuca sativa cultivar Salinas chromosome 3, Lsat_Salinas_v11, whole genome shotgun sequence, the window AGGGCATTGATTCCACGTCTTTCGGGGTTGGGAGGAAGGAAAAATTGTTGGTCCCGTGTGATCTAATTGGTAGAGGGCATCGATTCcctaactctttctcattttctcCACCATCGCTGCTTTCGCTAATATCCACTCCGACCTCTTATGAACGCAAATGGTAAAGATCTACTTCGATTTCCCGATTGGTCTTCATCGACGGTGGTGGTGAGTCGGAGGTGCCATGTTGATGTGATTATTACAATCGATTGCAGAAAATgagaagatttagggttttttctTGGTCCAGTGGAATACTTTCAGGTTTCGTCTCGactccttttattttattttctttattttccttTCCTTCTGCCATCTGCTTCCTTTCCCCACCTCTTCTTTCTTATTTGGATTCTCCAGGCGATATGCTACTGTGGCGATTCAGTCGGTGGCGGGTCAGCCTCAATTTCATAACATTTTAAGGGATTGCTGTTGGTGTTCATCGACGGTCGTGGTGGGTCGGAGGTGCCATGGTGATGTGAAGAAATAGAGAAAAAGGAATATAGTCATCACTATCTGATACCGACGACGATCCATTTTCTGCATTAGCCAGATTGAATGACTTCAAAGGAGGTTCGTATttcttttgtatatttttttatccCAATCAATGAATGGATTTTTTCCCCTATATACGCTGGGCATCTTTCTTTTTTTTATCCCAATCAATGAATGGATTTTTTCCCCTGTATGTTGGTTTTACAAGTGCAAGTATATTAATCTACTAATAATCCCAACTTGACATGAAGTTGATAAGTAACAAGTAAGAATAAATTGTGTTTCAGTGAGTTTGTGTTCGACCCAATTAAATGGCAGCGGAAGCAAATGAACGAGGACTTACTTGACCTATCAAAGATGTTCAATGCAGTTAAATCGCTTGTTCGAGTGCCTTCTGTAGACCCCAAATATAAAATTGCTCTTCTTGCTTCTAAGcaggttcttcttcttctttctagaAAAAATTGTTAGTGAAAACCAAAAATAGTATTACATTAGTAAGGAGGTTGCTGGTGCAGGACCATTGTCTTGTTGATCTACTGCATGCTTGGCAAGATGGAAAACTTCCGGTTCAGATAAGCTCTGTAATCAGGTAAAGCAtggaacttttttttttatttgttatctTTGACCAGTAAATGATGTGTATAATATGTCTGTATTTTGAATAGCAATCATGATAGGGTGGGGAATACCCATGTGATGCGGTTCCTTGAAAGACATGAGATTCCATATCATTATCTGTCCAAGTCAAAGGAGAAGAATGTAGAAGATGAGATATTGGGGTTGGTTGAAGATACAGATTTCTTGGTCCTTGCTAGATACATGCAGGTAAATGTTTTTCTAGTAGTAGTATAGCAGCAGGATTAGGAAAAAggtcttatttgtttatttacCCAGGACAGGTGTTGTCTGGAAACTTTTTGAAAAGATATGGGAAGGATGTGATCAACATACATCATGGCTTATTGCCATCATTCAAGGGAGGAAATCCATCTAGGAAGGCAGGTTCTGTGTTCCAATTTCCAAATTCTGTTTTaagctttttatgtttttatgttttttactgGAGAATGACAGGCTTTTGAAGCTGGGGTCAAATTGATTGGTGCCACAACCCATTTTGTCACGGAGGAGCTTGATGGGGCCCAATCATTGAGCAGATGGTAATCAAAGAGTTTTAAGTTTCTCAGTAtcagtagtatgcagtatatataTGCTAAGGTGAAAAGTCAAATAGTTTCTGTTTGGGTTTGCAGGTTGAGAGAGTCTTGCACAAGGATAATTTGCTGAGTTTTATTCAGAAATCTAAGAATCTTGAAAAACAATGCCTTATGAAGGCAATCAAGTCATATTGTGAGTTACGCGTTCTACCTTATCAACACAACAGGACTGTTGTATTTTGAGTAAGCTGAAAATGATGCTGATCAAAACTACAGAGTCCATTATATTCCTTGTGTTGCAAAGTTTTtgtatttcattttaattattcaTTCTAATTTAAGTTGTTCTTGTTCCAATCCAATAATAAGATAAATTAAGAGTCATTGTGTGTTCATAATACTAAGATATATGTGCATTCTCAGTTCTCCTTAAATTCATTGTTGTTGGAGTTTTCTTCTCTGTCAAACTTTGTGTTTTCTAGTGTGATACTTGTTTAAATAGGGAaactgttgttgattttgattgatatagagggtgtttggctaagtttattaaaacaacttattagcTTATTAGAGGTTCAACACCgctatatataagtttaaaaaaaaaagtgtttggataaaaAATAACTTATTTTGATGGAAACCTCTAATAAGTagtcattttttcataagttaccccATACTtattagcttttttttttttttttttgccaaacacccccatAATATATAATATACTAGTGGAAGGATACTTGAAGTCTTCTTATAAAAGATAACAATAGTAGTTTTGATTTCCCTGGTCATCAACTTTAATGGAGTCATGGGATGGACCTGCTTCACTATCCTGTATGTTTTTGAGTTTTGAGTTTGTGTTCACTTTTATCTGTTACTTGAAAACCACACCCTCAAGAACATACATTTATTAGTATGTCTAATTAGAAAAAGAGGGTTTGAAAGTGTCAAAAGATATGGATTAGCTATCCATTTTCTACCCACTTCAATCTTTTTTAATGTgtgattatgttttgtttttaatttcttGGATGTGATTTAttgtaaaagattttttttaactgTGTAATTTTGTTGCAGTTTTATACACAACAGTACCAAGGCCATCGGCTACTTTTGACATGTTCCCTTCTTGGCCTATGAGAGTTCATCAAACCCCAAGAGTAAGTCTTTTTTCCCTTATAATAATACCCGCTTCCCTGTTTGAATACGATTGGA includes:
- the LOC111889858 gene encoding formyltetrahydrofolate deformylase 1, mitochondrial isoform X2, whose amino-acid sequence is MNEDLLDLSKMFNAVKSLVRVPSVDPKYKIALLASKQDHCLVDLLHAWQDGKLPVQISSVISNHDRVGNTHVMRFLERHEIPYHYLSKSKEKNVEDEILGLVEDTDFLVLARYMQDRCCLETF
- the LOC111889858 gene encoding formyltetrahydrofolate deformylase 1, mitochondrial isoform X1; amino-acid sequence: MNEDLLDLSKMFNAVKSLVRVPSVDPKYKIALLASKQDHCLVDLLHAWQDGKLPVQISSVISNHDRVGNTHVMRFLERHEIPYHYLSKSKEKNVEDEILGLVEDTDFLVLARYMQVLSGNFLKRYGKDVINIHHGLLPSFKGGNPSRKAGSVFQFPNSVLSFLCFYVFYWRMTGF